Part of the Acomys russatus chromosome 19, mAcoRus1.1, whole genome shotgun sequence genome, gaagtgtCACGCCGCTGATGTACGCTATGTTCTCATACGCAGTGATGTCCCCACACACCAGCTTCACAACAGCTGGATATTCACAGTAGAAGTGGTGGATGACCCTTGACCCACAGAAACCATAGCTCATCAAAATGGCCGTGTGAATTAGGGAGTTCACAGATGCACCCAACCATGACATGACAGCCATCATCACTCCCACTCTTCTGCTCATGAGCACAGTGTAGTGTAAGGGGCGGCAGATGGCaacatagcggtcataggacaTGAGGGCCAGGAGGACACACTCTGCGCCACCCAGAGACAGATACAGGAAGTGCTGTGTGGCACAGCCCACAAAGGAGATGGACTTCTTGCCAGACAGGTAGTTGGTAGCCATCTTGGGGACAGTTGTAAAGACGTGCATCAGATCCATGAGGGACAGCTGACTGAGCAGGAAGTACATTGGGGTGTGCAGACGGGAGTCATAGCAGATGAGGAGGATGGTGAGGCTGTTGCCACTCACTGAGGTAAGGAAGACCAGCATGGTGAAGAGGAAAAGACAATGGTGGTTGAAGGAGTCATCGAAGAGCCCTTGAAGGATGAAGTCTCCCAGAGAGGTCTGGTTCCACCTCCACATGctctcttcctcacctcctgTGGGAACAGAGATAAGACAGAAGGGTGATGCAAGAAACACAACTTCACAATAAGAACTTCCTATG contains:
- the LOC127202539 gene encoding olfactory receptor 2AE1-like — protein: MWRWNQTSLGDFILQGLFDDSFNHHCLFLFTMLVFLTSVSGNSLTILLICYDSRLHTPMYFLLSQLSLMDLMHVFTTVPKMATNYLSGKKSISFVGCATQHFLYLSLGGAECVLLALMSYDRYVAICRPLHYTVLMSRRVGVMMAVMSWLGASVNSLIHTAILMSYGFCGSRVIHHFYCEYPAVVKLVCGDITAYENIAYISGVTLLLLPIILVSTSYGFILHSVIQMRSVGSKKNAFATCSSHLMVVSLWFGACIFSYMRPRSQRTPLQDKVGSVFLQHIVTPTLNPLIYTLRNKDVAKALKKLLRRDLLT